A DNA window from Luteolibacter luteus contains the following coding sequences:
- a CDS encoding UvrD-helicase domain-containing protein codes for MILASAGSGKTFQLGNRVIGLVGAKQVDPARIVALTFTRKAAGEFADSVLSKLAECAVDPAKARQLCQQIGEDFEVAPALARVVKALPTFQLGTMDSFFARVVRGFQYELGLTGGTFELIEGPRQEAAVSDILAEVLSDAIEHGDASDFLHAFRRATLGKQGQGVLADVEKFLGSWHGLWKSGITPNGWGARNLFPLLPDVDAWEENKRGIIAKLRDGEGNEPILKLLDFFELHTVGSGKVAKAGVTFDRFVSEIKNGGDIEIPYRKSLIRVSGKAAETWRELFHLLAGCELAAAVARTRAVADLVGSLDRECERRLRRRGMLGFDDVKVLMGRWTGDEEARIRREAVDFRLDARYDHWLLDEFQDTSRAEWNGMVPLLDEAASREDGTLFVVGDRKQAIYGWRGGDVSLFDEIQQRYGTNDHLKVHTMPESWRSCPAVLDLVNRVCGDIETIRELFGDEVAGIWQWEDHYSAKPNLSGEAKVEIVAKDDRDDHLVNLLHSVGIGSRSLTCGVLVRTNDQVRSTAALLREHGFDVIEEGRRQPVADNAPGVVLFHLIRWLADPADPYAREVIAMSPVSSVIQERFGMAWQAAWEGLLKIAQQKGYAAMAEQLVEPLWADLSEFSRSRAGDVIGALAEFDASGTNTPREAVRWIGDLEIPQSPGAAAVQVLTIHKSKGLGFDVVVLPLVEDTQVPDLGDFRVARGEDHGGPWVLETPAGWVRSLIPALSKAEAAWSDAQRYEAMCVQYVALTRAKRGLYVLLPEVPKSRNDPHAWTSPANWIARSAGDSPGPVIFQSGEPDWWREIPARHLPTSAELPVLAQASPKRQRITPSGAKADSLSSSRSGRSFGNDLHAVFETIGWLDDATPQLPKTAAGKLVRDLLEKPSIREVFERRDRSAELHREQAVEAISDDRWISGIIDRLHVFRDPLGLPERIEVIDFKTDDVAKPEQLAERYRGQMEAYRKIIATAFGGAPVICRILSTKLRRWVDF; via the coding sequence ATGATCCTGGCCTCCGCCGGCTCAGGAAAAACCTTCCAACTCGGCAACCGAGTGATCGGCCTGGTGGGAGCGAAGCAAGTCGATCCTGCCCGGATCGTGGCGCTGACTTTCACGAGAAAGGCCGCCGGGGAATTCGCGGACTCCGTACTTTCCAAGCTTGCCGAGTGCGCGGTGGATCCTGCGAAGGCGCGACAACTCTGCCAGCAGATCGGCGAGGATTTCGAAGTCGCCCCTGCCCTCGCCCGGGTCGTCAAAGCGCTACCGACTTTCCAGCTCGGCACCATGGACTCCTTCTTCGCCCGTGTGGTGCGAGGATTCCAATATGAGCTTGGACTCACCGGTGGCACCTTCGAATTGATCGAAGGCCCGCGCCAGGAAGCAGCCGTGTCCGATATCCTCGCGGAGGTTCTTAGCGACGCAATCGAGCATGGCGACGCTAGTGATTTCCTCCATGCCTTCCGTCGCGCCACGCTGGGCAAGCAGGGCCAGGGCGTGCTTGCGGATGTCGAGAAGTTCCTCGGTTCATGGCATGGCCTGTGGAAATCAGGCATCACTCCCAACGGCTGGGGCGCACGTAATCTCTTTCCCCTGCTCCCGGATGTCGATGCATGGGAAGAGAACAAGCGTGGCATCATCGCCAAGCTCCGGGATGGTGAGGGCAACGAGCCCATCCTGAAGCTGCTCGACTTCTTCGAGCTTCACACCGTCGGAAGCGGCAAGGTCGCCAAGGCCGGCGTGACCTTCGATCGCTTCGTGTCGGAGATCAAAAACGGCGGGGACATCGAGATCCCCTACAGGAAGTCGCTCATCCGCGTCAGCGGAAAGGCCGCCGAAACCTGGCGCGAACTTTTCCATCTCCTCGCTGGCTGCGAACTCGCCGCAGCTGTCGCCCGTACTCGCGCCGTGGCGGATCTCGTAGGATCACTCGATCGCGAATGCGAGCGCCGCTTGCGCCGCCGTGGCATGCTCGGCTTCGATGACGTGAAGGTTCTGATGGGCCGCTGGACCGGCGATGAGGAAGCACGCATCCGTCGCGAAGCCGTGGACTTCCGGCTCGATGCCCGCTACGACCACTGGCTGCTCGATGAGTTTCAAGACACCAGCCGGGCCGAATGGAATGGCATGGTGCCGCTGCTCGATGAAGCGGCGAGCCGGGAAGATGGCACCCTCTTCGTCGTGGGTGACCGCAAGCAGGCCATCTACGGTTGGCGCGGTGGCGATGTCTCCCTCTTCGATGAAATCCAGCAGCGTTATGGGACAAACGATCATCTCAAGGTTCACACCATGCCGGAGTCGTGGCGATCTTGCCCGGCGGTGCTCGATCTGGTGAACCGCGTCTGTGGCGACATCGAGACGATCCGCGAGCTCTTCGGCGACGAGGTAGCCGGGATCTGGCAATGGGAGGATCATTACTCCGCGAAGCCCAATCTAAGCGGTGAGGCAAAAGTCGAAATCGTGGCCAAAGACGATCGCGATGATCATCTGGTAAATCTTCTTCACTCCGTCGGCATCGGCTCGCGAAGCCTCACCTGCGGAGTGCTGGTACGGACCAATGACCAAGTGCGTTCCACCGCGGCTCTCCTGAGGGAACACGGCTTCGACGTCATCGAGGAAGGCCGACGTCAGCCTGTGGCGGACAACGCCCCCGGCGTCGTCCTCTTCCATCTGATCCGTTGGCTCGCCGATCCAGCCGATCCCTATGCCCGCGAAGTCATCGCGATGTCGCCGGTTTCCTCGGTCATCCAGGAACGTTTCGGCATGGCGTGGCAAGCCGCTTGGGAAGGCCTGCTCAAGATCGCCCAGCAGAAAGGCTATGCCGCGATGGCGGAGCAGCTCGTCGAGCCGCTTTGGGCTGATCTCTCCGAATTCTCCCGCAGTCGTGCGGGCGACGTGATCGGCGCACTTGCCGAATTCGATGCCAGTGGCACGAACACCCCGCGCGAAGCAGTCCGCTGGATCGGGGATCTCGAAATCCCGCAGAGTCCCGGAGCTGCAGCGGTGCAGGTCCTTACCATTCATAAATCGAAAGGCCTCGGCTTCGACGTCGTGGTGCTTCCTCTTGTTGAAGACACGCAGGTTCCGGATCTCGGAGATTTCCGCGTCGCCCGCGGCGAAGATCATGGCGGTCCATGGGTTCTGGAAACGCCTGCCGGTTGGGTGCGCAGCTTGATCCCCGCGCTCTCCAAGGCGGAAGCCGCTTGGTCCGACGCCCAACGCTACGAGGCGATGTGCGTTCAGTATGTCGCCCTTACCCGCGCCAAACGCGGCCTCTACGTCCTCCTGCCGGAAGTCCCGAAAAGCCGGAACGATCCTCATGCCTGGACCTCACCCGCCAATTGGATTGCGCGCTCGGCCGGCGATAGCCCCGGCCCCGTGATCTTCCAATCTGGAGAACCCGACTGGTGGCGGGAAATTCCTGCACGCCACCTTCCCACCAGCGCCGAACTTCCAGTCCTCGCTCAAGCATCCCCAAAACGCCAGCGCATCACGCCCTCAGGAGCGAAAGCGGACTCGCTCTCAAGCTCGCGGAGCGGAAGGAGCTTCGGCAACGACCTTCACGCCGTCTTCGAGACGATCGGGTGGCTCGACGACGCCACCCCGCAGCTTCCAAAAACTGCTGCGGGCAAGCTCGTCCGCGACCTCTTGGAGAAACCCTCCATCCGCGAAGTCTTCGAGCGCCGTGACCGCAGCGCTGAACTCCACCGCGAGCAAGCCGTCGAAGCCATTTCCGACGACCGATGGATCAGTGGAATCATCGATCGCTTGCATGTCTTCCGCGATCCCCTTGGACTTCCCGAACGCATCGAGGTGATCGATTTCAAGACCGACGATGTCGCAAAGCCAGAACAACTCGCCGAACGCTACAGAGGCCAGATGGAGGCCTATCGCAAAATCATCGCCACCGCCTTCGGTGGCGCACCCGTGATTTGTCGCATCCTGTCAACAAAGCTGCGCCGCTGGGTCGACTTCTAG
- the rtcA gene encoding RNA 3'-terminal phosphate cyclase: protein MKPIQLDGISGGGQMLRTALSLAMVTGQPFRMTNIRGKRSRPGLMRQHLTCVKAACEISGGTADGAEIGSTELVFRAGKIRGGSYEFAIGTAGSTTLLFQTLLPALWTADQPSTLRLEGGTHNPLAPPFDFIERVFLHSLAKLGPRAEVSLESAGFAPAGGGVFHATVHPCEKLLPFELMTRAEEGKSRIRVLYRHLPLAIAGRMLDAALEVLPCKDAAVESREPGAGMGICCLVESDFGEAREMTSTFGEKGRTAEQIGHHAAKSMNNYLGAGVPIGRHLADQLLLPMALAGEGRFATMSLDQHVPTNVSVIEKFLDVKFDIREEERGRKVVEVVRR, encoded by the coding sequence ATGAAACCGATTCAACTCGATGGCATCTCCGGCGGCGGCCAGATGCTGCGTACGGCGCTCTCCCTGGCCATGGTCACGGGACAGCCATTCCGCATGACGAATATCCGTGGCAAACGCTCGCGGCCCGGCTTGATGCGGCAGCATCTCACTTGCGTGAAGGCCGCCTGCGAGATCTCCGGCGGCACGGCGGATGGCGCCGAGATCGGCTCCACCGAGCTGGTCTTCCGTGCAGGGAAAATACGAGGCGGATCGTATGAATTCGCCATTGGGACGGCGGGTAGCACCACCTTGCTTTTTCAGACCTTGCTGCCAGCCCTGTGGACGGCGGACCAGCCGTCCACCTTGCGTCTGGAGGGCGGCACGCACAATCCGCTCGCCCCGCCCTTCGATTTCATCGAGCGCGTTTTCCTACACTCGCTGGCGAAGCTTGGGCCGCGCGCCGAAGTCTCACTGGAGAGCGCAGGTTTCGCGCCGGCCGGTGGTGGTGTCTTCCACGCGACGGTGCATCCTTGTGAAAAGCTTCTTCCCTTCGAGCTCATGACACGTGCGGAAGAGGGGAAGAGCCGCATCCGCGTGCTCTACCGGCATCTTCCCTTGGCGATTGCCGGACGCATGCTGGATGCGGCGCTTGAAGTGCTTCCTTGCAAGGACGCCGCCGTAGAGAGCCGTGAGCCCGGAGCGGGCATGGGCATCTGTTGTTTGGTCGAAAGCGATTTTGGCGAGGCGCGGGAGATGACCAGCACCTTCGGGGAAAAAGGCAGGACTGCGGAGCAAATCGGCCACCATGCGGCGAAGTCGATGAACAACTACCTCGGTGCCGGTGTGCCAATAGGTCGCCATCTTGCCGACCAGTTGCTCTTGCCGATGGCATTGGCAGGCGAGGGGAGATTTGCGACGATGTCGCTCGACCAGCATGTGCCAACGAACGTTTCCGTGATCGAGAAGTTCCTCGATGTGAAATTCGACATCAGGGAAGAAGAACGCGGGAGGAAAGTCGTGGAGGTGGTCCGCAGGTGA
- a CDS encoding HAD family hydrolase, translated as MKGGLIFDLDGTLVDSLPGIAGSLNRALERCGFASHDHADVRRFIGNGSYELVRKASPKGTSSEQILAVEDAFKADYATTWPEGTVPYAGVPDFLRKLAAAGVRMAVLSNKPHPFTQEIVERLFPGIPFDPVLGQRPDTPRKPHPDAALQIAGLWQADAAECFFIGDSTVDLETALGAGMKPVMVGWGYHDVAALEAAGAGEVIANLADLGALFKLF; from the coding sequence ATGAAGGGCGGTTTGATTTTTGATCTCGATGGCACTCTTGTGGATTCCCTTCCGGGTATCGCCGGATCCTTGAACCGCGCCTTGGAGCGTTGCGGATTCGCCAGTCACGATCATGCGGACGTGCGGCGATTTATCGGCAATGGTTCCTATGAGCTCGTGCGCAAAGCCTCGCCAAAGGGAACTTCTTCGGAGCAAATCCTTGCGGTCGAGGATGCTTTCAAGGCGGACTACGCGACGACGTGGCCGGAGGGTACGGTGCCTTACGCGGGTGTGCCGGATTTTCTCCGGAAGCTGGCTGCGGCAGGTGTCCGGATGGCGGTTCTTTCGAATAAGCCACATCCTTTCACCCAAGAGATCGTGGAGCGGCTTTTCCCAGGCATTCCTTTTGACCCTGTGCTGGGGCAGCGTCCGGACACTCCTCGCAAGCCTCATCCGGACGCGGCTTTGCAGATTGCCGGACTTTGGCAAGCGGATGCCGCGGAGTGCTTCTTTATCGGAGATTCCACCGTTGATCTCGAAACCGCGCTTGGTGCCGGAATGAAGCCGGTGATGGTCGGCTGGGGCTATCACGACGTGGCGGCTCTGGAGGCTGCCGGAGCGGGAGAGGTAATCGCCAATCTGGCAGATCTGGGAGCGCTTTTCAAGCTCTTCTGA
- a CDS encoding RtcB family protein — MNSIHKTDEAIGFLPLPENKGKPITVIGTDAIRDNFDETCIQQAINSRMAPGVTDVILNPDAHAGYGAPVGCVMVSPTHIYPGPVGVDIKCSMSLLQLDIPEDAIRDKATRRALINAIVERTPTGAGRGQRSAKKARLVDRELGASAVTQGASREVCEALGIPFEWAQRCEDSTHVGHDGTYDALRSRLDFILDAGRIRNFAEKMTQLGSYGGGNHFGECEITQVTDRPWARETAETFGLRDGHVSFLSHCGSRGFGNLLAQGQFRDLENKFRAWSTPFPAGDKQLVYAPLGTPEADAYLDDMALGANFATVNHLLINALVLEAFQEVLPGAKGRLVYFISHNIAREEIVDGQKSWVHRKGATRAIPGGHFSLKDTPFEKTGHPILLPGNPRDGSVVMVARAGAERTAWSVNHGAGRQMGRKHAARTLDQKTVNAEFDVSDIMTNCRNYPIDEAPEAYKNFPEVLRSVESARLAETVAKLQARFVIKDEAAADD, encoded by the coding sequence ATGAACTCCATCCACAAGACCGACGAAGCCATCGGCTTCCTCCCTCTTCCCGAAAACAAGGGCAAGCCGATCACGGTGATCGGAACCGATGCGATCCGGGACAACTTCGACGAGACCTGTATCCAGCAGGCGATCAATTCGCGAATGGCGCCGGGGGTGACGGATGTGATCCTGAATCCGGATGCTCATGCGGGCTATGGTGCGCCGGTAGGATGCGTGATGGTTTCGCCTACGCACATCTATCCGGGGCCGGTGGGGGTGGACATCAAGTGCTCCATGAGCCTGCTTCAGCTCGATATTCCCGAGGATGCGATTCGTGACAAGGCGACCCGGCGTGCGCTGATCAATGCGATCGTCGAGCGAACCCCGACTGGTGCTGGCCGCGGGCAGCGCTCCGCGAAGAAAGCGCGTTTGGTTGACCGGGAACTCGGCGCAAGTGCCGTGACGCAGGGGGCCAGCCGTGAGGTTTGCGAGGCTCTCGGGATTCCGTTCGAGTGGGCACAGCGATGTGAGGACTCCACGCATGTCGGCCATGATGGAACCTACGATGCCCTTCGTAGCCGCTTGGACTTCATTCTCGATGCCGGGCGTATCCGGAATTTCGCAGAAAAGATGACCCAGCTTGGCTCCTATGGTGGGGGAAACCATTTCGGCGAGTGTGAGATCACGCAGGTGACCGACCGTCCGTGGGCCCGCGAAACCGCGGAGACTTTCGGGCTGCGGGACGGCCATGTGTCCTTCCTCAGCCACTGTGGATCCCGTGGCTTTGGGAACCTGCTCGCGCAAGGTCAGTTCAGAGACCTGGAGAACAAGTTCCGCGCTTGGTCCACGCCTTTTCCAGCCGGTGACAAGCAGCTCGTTTACGCGCCACTAGGAACTCCGGAGGCGGATGCCTATCTGGATGACATGGCGCTTGGCGCGAACTTCGCGACCGTGAACCACCTGCTCATCAATGCCCTCGTGCTGGAGGCCTTTCAGGAAGTCCTTCCGGGAGCGAAGGGACGGCTGGTCTATTTCATCTCGCACAACATCGCGCGGGAAGAAATCGTCGACGGCCAGAAGTCGTGGGTGCACCGGAAGGGAGCAACCCGTGCGATCCCTGGCGGACATTTCTCGCTGAAGGACACTCCCTTTGAGAAGACCGGTCACCCGATTCTACTGCCGGGGAATCCGCGCGATGGCTCGGTGGTGATGGTGGCACGTGCCGGTGCCGAGCGCACCGCGTGGTCCGTGAATCATGGTGCGGGCCGCCAGATGGGACGTAAGCACGCGGCGCGGACCCTTGACCAGAAGACCGTGAATGCCGAATTCGATGTCTCCGACATCATGACCAACTGCCGCAACTACCCGATCGACGAAGCGCCGGAGGCCTACAAGAACTTCCCTGAAGTCCTGCGTAGCGTGGAAAGCGCCCGTCTCGCCGAAACGGTGGCGAAACTCCAGGCTCGCTTCGTGATCAAAGACGAGGCGGCTGCCGACGATTGA
- the hpf gene encoding ribosome hibernation-promoting factor, HPF/YfiA family, which translates to MQTANVNLPITVTVRHESVTDSLRDYAQKKIEGLHLDYPRIIEAKAILDVQKNRHIAEIILFCANHITIEAHTEGQDMYAAIDETIDKIARRMRKHKTRLMKKKRPHRNDSIRHLEERYFTQDIIDHPEESEHDPEPFIVHPENYRLRTMYKEDAVMELELTDRPFVLYKSARRGCLTILYRRKDGEYGAVDIKE; encoded by the coding sequence ATGCAAACCGCAAATGTGAACCTGCCCATCACGGTGACCGTAAGGCACGAATCCGTGACCGACTCGTTGCGCGACTACGCTCAGAAGAAGATCGAGGGACTCCATCTCGACTATCCGCGCATCATCGAGGCGAAGGCCATTCTCGACGTTCAGAAAAACCGGCACATCGCCGAAATCATTCTCTTTTGCGCAAACCACATCACGATCGAGGCCCACACGGAAGGACAGGATATGTATGCCGCCATCGACGAAACGATCGACAAGATCGCGCGCCGCATGCGGAAGCACAAGACCCGCCTGATGAAGAAGAAGCGGCCACACCGGAACGACTCCATCCGGCACCTTGAGGAACGCTATTTCACTCAGGATATCATCGATCACCCGGAAGAATCCGAGCATGATCCCGAGCCCTTCATCGTCCATCCGGAGAACTATCGTCTCCGCACGATGTACAAGGAGGATGCTGTGATGGAGCTTGAGCTCACCGACCGCCCCTTCGTGCTTTACAAGAGTGCGCGCCGCGGTTGCCTGACCATTCTCTACCGTCGCAAGGACGGCGAGTATGGAGCGGTGGACATCAAGGAATGA